The DNA window GTGGTATCCACTGGCGGCGCTCGCCGTCGTTCTGCTCGTTTGGGACGGCGTGACCGCGATGGGGGCACCGCCGCTGCAACGCAAGTTGTTCCTCTTTCACGTCGCGGTGAGTCTCGGGTTCGTCGCGCCGCTCGTCATCGCCTTCTGGTGGTTCCGGGCGTTCGGCGGCGCGGACGCGAAGGCGTTTCTCGTCATCGCTCTCCTGTTCCCGTCCTATCCGACCTATCACCTCGGAGAATGGGCGTTGCCGATACAGGGAACCGTTTTGGGCGTGTTCTCGCTGACGATTCTGACCAACACGGTCCTGCTCGGCGCGCTCTATCCCGCCGCGCTGTTGGTGAGGAATCTCCTCACCGGACGGATTTCGTCGGTGATGTTCGTCGGTCGGGTCATCAACTGGGACGCCGTTCCGACGGCCCACGGGCGACTGCTCGAAACTCCCGACGGGGTGGCCCGCAACGGCGTGGATTTGGACGCGCTTCGGATGTATCTCCGATGGCGAGGGACGACACTGGCCGAACTTCGAGCGCGGGCAACCGACCTGCGCGACCCGGAGAGCCTGCCCGAAACGCCGAATTCGCCGACGGACGGGATGGTGACGGACGGCGGAGCGGTCGTCGCACAACGGTCGGCGACGGAATCGACGGGATACGAGGACCCGTGGGGGGCCGCACAGTTCCTCGACAGCATCGACCGCGGTGCCTACGGGACGACGCCGACACAGCTCCGCGAGGGACTGGACGTGCTGGTGACGAAAGACGAAGTGTGGGTGTCGCCGGGAATCCCGTTTATCGTTCCGATGTTCCTCGGGATGGTCATCGCGGTCGGGTACGGCGACCTGCTGTCGGGGGCGCTGTCGGTCCTCGGCCTGGCGACCATCTGATTGTCACGCTCACAGCGTTTCCCGAACGAATCGGGTGAGCCGCGGCCGAATTCCGACCTCCCGACGAGTGATGATGACGGTCGTATCCGCGCGCCGTCCGACCGCCTGTGGGACCGACCCGACGAGTTGTCGTCGGAGCATCCCCTGTCGGGTCGAACCGAGGACCGTGATGTCGTGGTCCGACGCTCGCTCGACGACGGTTTCGGTGACGGAGCCGCTTCTGACCTCCTGTTCGACGGTCGCGGGAGCAACGCGAGCCGCGATGCTGGCGAGCAGCCGTTCGGTGGTGGCGTCGTCCTCCCCCACCCGGAGCAAGTTGATTTCGGAATCGTTCGCCAGTGCAATCGCGCGCGCGACGTCTGCCGCGAGTTCCGCGTGAGGACCCTCGGCGACGGGGACGAGAATGGTGTCCGCCGTCTCCGCCGGGCCGATTTTCTCCACGAGAACGTCACACGGTGCGCGCGCCACGATGCGGTCGATGTTACTTCCGAGGACGATTTCGCTCGGGTGTTCGCGCGCCTGCCACCCGACGACGAGGGCGTCACAGTCGAACTCGACAACGGCGTTCGTGAGCGCGCGGGCGACGTCGTACGAGACGAGCAACTGCCCGCTCACCGGAACCGCCCCCTGTGCGGTTTCGACAACTCGGTCGAGGATTTCCTGTTCTTCGCCACCGAACTCGCGGATTATCACCTCGTCGGTGTAGAGTGCGAACGGCGACTGGCGCTCGGTCACGAGAACGCGCAAGACGAGGACGTCACCGTCCCGTTCGCGTGCGATATCGACCGCGGTTCGGGTCAACTGGGCGGCGTTTTCGGGGTCGGCCACCGCCACAGCGATACGATAGTCACTCGTTCCCCCCATTTTCGGTAAGTACGGCGTCGGTCAGCAAAAGCGTTGGCTCCCCGTAGTGTTTTCGTCGCGCGGGTCGGTTCGGAAAGTTTGGACACCATCACACGATGGGTAGTCGGTGAACTCGTCGGGTCAATGGTCGGCGCGTTGCTCAGCGGCATCGGATACGCCGGGATGACGGTCGGCATCGCTGCCGCTATCGAGAAGGGCACCGTTTCGGGTGGAAACGGTACGCCTTCGACAGGCGTCGCTGAAGTCAACTGACGTTTCAGTCCAGTTTCGAGAAATCGGTATCGACGTTGCCGTCCCGGTCCAAGTCGACCACGGCGTCGAACAGACCGAAGAATCGCTCTATCTGCACTTCGTCGTGAACCCCCTTCGAGAGGTGGAACAGTCCGACGGCATCGTGTTCTTCGAGCAGTTCGAGCACCTGCTCGACGGTGTTGTACACCCGCTGTTCGTCCGCGTAGTAAGCCATCTCGGTGATGGAGTCGAAGCTGATGC is part of the Haladaptatus paucihalophilus DX253 genome and encodes:
- a CDS encoding prepilin peptidase, with product MHTSIPDLLRLLALPVFGWAAWRDVKTRRVPNKTWYPLAALAVVLLVWDGVTAMGAPPLQRKLFLFHVAVSLGFVAPLVIAFWWFRAFGGADAKAFLVIALLFPSYPTYHLGEWALPIQGTVLGVFSLTILTNTVLLGALYPAALLVRNLLTGRISSVMFVGRVINWDAVPTAHGRLLETPDGVARNGVDLDALRMYLRWRGTTLAELRARATDLRDPESLPETPNSPTDGMVTDGGAVVAQRSATESTGYEDPWGAAQFLDSIDRGAYGTTPTQLREGLDVLVTKDEVWVSPGIPFIVPMFLGMVIAVGYGDLLSGALSVLGLATI
- a CDS encoding universal stress protein; translated protein: MGGTSDYRIAVAVADPENAAQLTRTAVDIARERDGDVLVLRVLVTERQSPFALYTDEVIIREFGGEEQEILDRVVETAQGAVPVSGQLLVSYDVARALTNAVVEFDCDALVVGWQAREHPSEIVLGSNIDRIVARAPCDVLVEKIGPAETADTILVPVAEGPHAELAADVARAIALANDSEINLLRVGEDDATTERLLASIAARVAPATVEQEVRSGSVTETVVERASDHDITVLGSTRQGMLRRQLVGSVPQAVGRRADTTVIITRREVGIRPRLTRFVRETL